One window from the genome of Oryctolagus cuniculus chromosome 1, mOryCun1.1, whole genome shotgun sequence encodes:
- the C1H11orf96 gene encoding uncharacterized protein C11orf96 homolog produces MAATKPGELVGVCSSYQAVMPHFVCLADEFPQPVRPAKLCKGRGRLRRPRQSRFKTQPVTFDEIQEVEEEGVSPMEEEKAKKSFLQSLECLRRSTQSLSLQREQLSSCKMRNSLDSSDSDSAL; encoded by the coding sequence ATGGCGGCCACCAAGCCCGGCGAGCTGGTGGGCGTTTGTTCTAGCTACCAAGCGGTGATGCCGCACTTCGTGTGCCTGGCAGACGAGTTTCCGCAGCCCGTGCGGCCGGCCAAGCTGTGCAAGGGCAGgggccggctgcggcggccgcgCCAGTCCAGGTTCAAGACGCAGCCAGTGACCTTCGACGAGATccaggaggtggaggaagaaggagtgTCCCCCATGGAGGAGGAAAAGGCCAAGAAATCGTTCCTGCAGAGCCTGGAGTGCCTGCGCCGCAGCACGCAGAGCCTGTCTCTGCAGAGGGAGCAGCTAAGCAGCTGTAAAAtgaggaacagcctggactccagCGACTCCGACTCAGCCCTGTGA